The genomic interval tgaattACCCCACACACTATTTGGAATTGGAAGCCGTGGTATTTGCActcaagatttggaggcatcACCTCTACAGGGAGAAGGTAGAGATTTATActgaccacaaaagtctaaagTACCTTTTCTCATAAAAGGAGTTGAATATGAGACAACGCAAATGGATGGAGCTACTGAAAGActatgattttgaaattttataccATCCAGGGAAGACCAATGTGGTGGCGGATGCTTTGAGTCACCAAGGAGCTTACGTGGTCGTTGTGATGGTCCATGAGTGGATGCTTTTGAGGCAGATGGGAGAGATGTCTACTTTCGGACCCGAGGAGAGACCTACAGTGTATTATTCATACATGGGGGTACAACTGGGTTTGATGGATCAGATTAAGGCACAACAGTCTTGTGATGTGAAGCTGGCCCAGATTCTGGCAGATGTGGGAAATGTTTCCCCAATGGGTTTCAATCAGAGAGAGGTGATGGGATGTTACTATTTCAGGATCAGGTTTGTGTACCTGAGGATGTTGGGATTAGGAAGGAAATTCTGGCAGAGGCACATAAGTCTCGTTATACCATTCACCCCGGCATGGCAAAGATGTATCAAGGTGTACGACGacagttttggtgggatggaCTGAAGAGAGATGTGGCCAAGTACATATCCTAGTGTGTAGTGTGTCAACAGGTTAAagcagaacatcagaaaccGGCAGGTCTTCTACAGCCGTTGCCCATTCCAGAGTAGAAGTGGGACAACATATCTATGGAGTTCGTGTTAGGACTGCCGAGGACGACGAAAGGGtttgatgctatatgggtgatagtagaccatttgactaaatcagcccacTTTCTACcgattaagaagacttaccctTTGAGCCATTTGGTTAAGATATACATCAAGGAGATAGTGAGATTACATGGGGTCCCATCTAGTATTGTGTCAGATCGAGATCCCCGTTTTACCTCGCACTTTTGGGGGGTGCTACAGAACGCCTTGGGGACGAGGTTAAAGTTCAGTATCGCTTTTCACCCATAGACAGATGGGCAGACAGAGAGGACTATACGGACATtggaggacatgttgagggcatgtgtgCTAGACTTTCATGGCAGTTGGGATGACCACCTGCCACTGGTAGAATTTTCCTACAACAATAGTCATCATTCCAGTATTGGTATGCCACCTTATGAGGCGCTTTATGGCAGGCCATGTAGATCGCCCATTTGTTAGGAGGAGGTTGGAGATAGAGCCTTGTTGGGGCCAGAGATTGTGAAATAGATAACAGAGAAGATTCGCATCATCAgagtgatagcatgcatatttataccatattttggcatttcacctcattcttattaggccatttgaagcaatttttgctgatatttcattgtttctattttattatgcttcaaattgtccttacactattttctatcttacctctactctatggatccaggctttagggaatattggatgggctagagaagtggctcaactaaaggagcttgggcctactttcaaggagcagacttggactactcattgtgctgtttttgggctcacttgttttctgttgggctaggcccaaccctagcctccctagcctttcctttcttagccatgtatttaaggcctcttaacATGAATTTCCAGGGGgatgagatagaaagagaggagaaaatagagaggattctgcccgtttttgttgttgtagcatttttctgttttcaacatcttttgttccattttgttttccttgctgtaatgataggctagagcatttgtaaccggttgtgtgtcttgaatccatgtggaatttgagtcccggatgagctacaagaatctggtttgctGTTTgcttcttattcatttctatttggtttagtttgggcagatttgtgaatgcatggagttcatggcaggtttgtgtgaatttgcatggtttcattttctgttaaatgcttaagagagcagaatgttatagccggttggtataacatctaggaaatgaatattatgtgcttgaacggttgttcttgcataggtccggataggttgaatagagagtgaatggctgcattttgtttacaagagatttctgcattcattttgttgttccaatcattccaatCCTTGGACgattgttggggatgctttgagtttgttatccggatatcaaaacatctagcaagccaaggtatataggttgggcgaggaagatttcacataagagacaaatacacagccggttgcatatcttttactgatttttcatccatctttatctttctgttttgttaattagttttctgtcaaagaaaaccccccctaaacaaactgttggttatgttggttctcctttgttggtagaagaaagtgaggctccttgtgagagatgacctagggtgcactttgctgcaaactagagaagagatgcaaacatagatctctaattctggagtggttcgatagccggCCACAGAGCGATAATGAAGGCCGCCCAGGATCGACAAAAGAGTTATGCGGACAAGAGACTGCGAGACTTGGAGTTTTTGGCTGGGGATCATGTATGGCTAAGAGTGATGCCCATGAAGGGTGTACGCCGATTTGTGGTGTCGGGGAAGCTTAGTTCTCGCTATATTGGGCTATTTGAGATTTTAGAACGGGTTGGCACTTTGGCCTATAGGTTAGCCTTGCCACCGCAGCTATCCGGCATTCATAATGTTTTTCATGTGTCTGTGCTGAGGAAGTacgtgccagatcctcagcacaTTATTGACTATCAAACTATAGAGGTCGGGGAAGATGTGGCGTACGAGGAAATACCTGTCAGTATCTTGGAACGGAAAGAAAAAGTGTTACGAAACTGATCGATTCCTTTTGTGAGGGTTCAGTGGCAGCGTCATTCTCCAGACAAGGCTACTTGGGAGCGTGAGGATGAGATGAGACGTCTTTTCCCCTAGCTATTCTCAAGACCGGGTATGAATTTGGAGACCAAATTTTTTGAaggggggagaaattgtaatgaccctaaattgggtttaggtgtttttaatatttaattttaactcaagggcattctaaatgtgggttgaagtattttaacaatttattttgttggcataaaataattttgagattaatatgaaattttcttggttCATGTGATCAGAAGATAAGTGTGTGGGtctaattattttggaatttagaaataatgtaatgggccgtaattaattagttaacgaGGTCACGGGTTTGACCCGGGTTGGAAATTAAGCATAGTgggcttgatatatatatatataatatatatggagTACATGTGacttgggcttaggcccatggtgataaataacttgaaaataatgaaatttgtggtgtaataaaaataaaataaaataaaataaaaataataataaataaataaaataaagaaaaagaagaaaataaattaagttagcaTTTGTCAATAAAGCCCCTagatatttttgtctattatatCAGAAGAAGGGCATGTTGgtaaaattttggagttggtgTGCAATTTGGACAGCCTTTCTGTATGCAGAGATTTCCTAATTTCAGTGCATATCACCCCTTCCTTTTCTTCACTgttccat from Diospyros lotus cultivar Yz01 chromosome 8, ASM1463336v1, whole genome shotgun sequence carries:
- the LOC127808545 gene encoding uncharacterized protein LOC127808545 codes for the protein MKAAQDRQKSYADKRLRDLEFLAGDHVWLRVMPMKGVRRFVVSGKLSSRYIGLFEILERVGTLAYRLALPPQLSGIHNVFHVSVLRKYVPDPQHIIDYQTIEVGEDVAYEEIPVSILERKEKVLRN